A window of Ranitomeya variabilis isolate aRanVar5 chromosome 2, aRanVar5.hap1, whole genome shotgun sequence contains these coding sequences:
- the PSMB9 gene encoding proteasome subunit beta type-9: MPSLGGPGNASYEVSTGTTIIAVEFDGGVIIGSDSRVSAGESVVNRVFNKLAPVHDKIFCALSGSAADAQAMADMVHYYMEVHSVEMGAPPLVLAAANLVKGISYKYKEEMLAHLIVAGWDRKNGGQVYGTLGGMITRQPFAIGGSGSTYIYGYVDSAFKPGMSKEQCEKFAVDALSLAMGRDGSSGGVIYMVTVTKDGTKENVISGDSIPRFYDL; encoded by the exons ATGCCTTCTCTTGGGGGCCCGGGGAACGCTTCTTACGAGGTGTCCACTGGG ACCACAATCAttgcggtggagtttgatggaggagTGATCATCGGATCAGACTCCCGGGTGTCCGCTGG AGAATCTGTGGTGAATCGAGTATTTAATAAGCTGGCTCCCGTCCACGACAAGATCTTCTGCGCTCTGTCGGGCTCCGCTGCGGATGCACAGGCCATGGCCGACATGGTGCATTACTACATGGAGGTGCACAG TGTAGAGATGGGGGCCCCACCATTGGTGTTGGCTGCTGCAAACCTGGTGAAGGGGATCAGCTATAAGTACAAGGAGGAGATGTTGGCCCACCTCATCGTAGCTGGCTGGGACCGGAAGAATGGAGGACAG GTCTACGGGACACTGGGTGGGATGATAACACGACAACCTTTTGCCATCGGTGGCTCGGGCAGTACATACATCTACGGTTATGTGGATTCTGCCTTTAAACCTGGAATGTCGAAGGAGCAGTGCGAAAAATTTGCAGTTGATG CGTTGTCCCTGGCCATGGGCAGAGATGGCTCCAGCGGAGGCGTCATCTATATGGTTACTGTCACAAAGGACGGCACAAAGGAGAACGTTATCAGTGGGGACAGCATTCCTCGCTTCTACGACCTGTAG